A DNA window from Gasterosteus aculeatus chromosome 16, fGasAcu3.hap1.1, whole genome shotgun sequence contains the following coding sequences:
- the sp3a gene encoding transcription factor Sp3a isoform X1: protein MTAPEQRMKSEDMAALDGGGSQSDFLQQEQERGNQDTQPSPLDLLATTCTTVGSPSSEVDRGGVADVTSDPSTQLTGTEKWEVLTPTTAAKDESGLIQIQNEGILTSNGQYVLPLQNLQSQPIFVTSGSDASSANSVPNIQYQVIPQIQTADGQLSFSTSGLEGLTLSQNATGQIHILPDGSQSLSVTSAANILNNNNHQNLISQAGNIQQLQGVSIVSSTFNNQVVTNVPVGLPGNITFVPINSVDLDSLGLSGAQTIATGVTADGQLIMTSQPVDGSESVTKTDNHLSQTLPVDGSNANHEIYVPTSSSQLQIPMNQSGLLTQDTSLSSVGTEQADSSSGLQEGFIQQNQEHSIQVSSGQSVIQLQQVPIQTTNGQVVHSIPAGGQNLQNVQLINPGTFIIQAQTVTPSGQIQWQTFQVQGVQNLQNLQLPTTPPQQITLAPVQTLSLGSNPVSISTGQMPNLQTVTVNTMTQHEEDLDHPGEIRIKEEPDSGDWQLSTDSTLNTNDLSHLRVQMVEEDDQLGQEGKRLRRVACTCPNCKESSGRGSSTGKKKQHICHIAGCEKVYGKTSHLRAHLRWHSGERPFVCSWVFCGKRFTRSDELQRHRRTHTGEKKFVCPECSKRFMRSDHLAKHIKTHQNKKGASSGSAVVASMESAGSSDSIITTAGGTTLILTNIQQASGDAQNILANAEMPLQLVATVAASEVME from the exons ATGACGG CCCCAGAACAGCGGATGAAATCAGAGGACATGGCTGCGTTGGACGGGGGCGGCAGTCAAAGCGACTTTCTGCAGCAGGAGCAAGAAAGGGGCAATCAG GACACTCAGCCGTCACCCCTCGACCTGCTGGCAACCACCTGCACTACGGTTGGGTCACCGTCGTCAGAGGTGGACAGAGGTGGTGTAGCTGATGTG acaTCAGATCCATCTACTCAGCTTACCGGAACTGAAAAATGGGAGGTTTTAACCCCGACTACAGCAGCAAAAGATGAATCTGGATTGATACAAATCCAAAATGAAGGAATATTAACATCGAACGGACAGTATGTTCTTCCTCTCCAGAACTTACAGAGTCAGCCAATCTTTGTGACGTCAGGATCAGACGCCTCATCTGCCAATTCAGTGCCTAACATTCAGTACCAAGTAATTCCTCAGATCCAAACAGCCGACGGACAGCTGAGCTTCTCCACTTCCGGCTTGGAAGGATTGACTCTGTCTCAGAATGCCACGGGGCAGATTCATATCTTACCTGACGGTAGCCAGTCTCTCAGTGTAACATCAGCTGCAAACATccttaacaacaacaaccaccagaACCTCATATCACAGGCTGGTAATATCCAGCAGCTCCAGGGGGTTTCCATTGTCAGCTCCACCTTCAACAACCAGGTTGTTACAAACGTGCCTGTGGGTTTGCCTGGGAACATCACTTTTGTTCCTATTAACAGCGTGGACCTGGACTCCCTCGGCCTCTCTGGTGCTCAGACTATAGCAACAGGGGTCACTGCTGATGGCCAGCTAATCATGACGAGTCAGCCCGTCGATGGCTCGGAGAGTGTGACTAAGACCGATAATCACCTTTCACAGACACTACCGGTCGATGGCTCGAATGCAAATCATGAGATATATGTGCCAACGTCTTCCTCTCAGCTGCAAATTCCAATGAACCAATCGGGTCTGCTGACACAAGACACTTCGTTGTCATCCGTGGGTACAGAGCAGGCTGACTCAAGTTCTGGTCTGCAGGAGGGCTTCATCCAACAGAACCAGGAGCATAGCATCCAGGTGTCTTCAGGTCAGTCCGtcatccagctgcagcaggtacCCATCCAGACCACCAACGGGCAGGTGGTCCACTCCATTCCAGCAGGCGGGCAGAACCTGCAAAACGTGCAGCTCATCAACCCGGGAACATTCATCATCCAAGCCCAGACGGTCACACCGTCGGGTCAGATACAATGGCAGACCTTTCAGGTGCAGGGAGTGCAGAACCTACAGAACCTGCAGCTGCCGACGACACCCCCCCAGCAGATAACCCTGGCTCCAGTCCAGACGCTATCACTGGGTTCCAATCCAGTCAGCATCAGCACGGGGCAGATGCCCAACCTGCAGACCGTAACGGTCAACACAATGACCCAACATGAAGAAGACCTGGACCACCCAGGAG AGATTCGGATAAAAGAAGAGCCAGACTCTGGAGACTGGCAGCTAAGCACCGACTCCACCCTGAACACCAACGACTTGTCCCACCTTCGCGTccagatggtggaggaggacgatCAGTTGGGTCAGGAGGGCAAGAGGCTGCGCAGGGTGGCGTGTACTTGCCCCAACTGCAAGGAGTCGAGTGGGAG AGGGTCCAGCACtgggaagaagaagcagcacatCTGCCACATTGCTGGCTGTGAGAAAGTGTACGGGAAGACATCGCACCTGCGAGCACACCTGCGCTGGCATTCAGGGGAGCGACCTTTTGTCTGCAGCTGGGTGTTCTGCGGGAAAAGGTTCACACGCAGTGACGAGCTGCAGAGACATCGGAGAACACACACAG GAGAGAAAAAGTTTGTCTGCCCCGAATGTTCGAAGCGTTTCATGCGGAGCGACCACCTGGCGAAGCACATTAAAACTCATCAGAACAAAAAGGGCGCGAGCTCTGGCAGCGCCGTTGTGGCCTCGATGGAATCCGCGGGGTCCTCAGACAGTATCATCACCACGGCGGGCGGGACCACCCTCATCCTCACCAACATCCAGCAGGCCTCCGGCGACGCCCAGAACATCCTGGCCAACGCAGAGATGCCGCTCCAGCTCGTCGCCACGGTAGCGGCCAGCGAAGTCATGGAGTGA
- the sp3a gene encoding transcription factor Sp3a isoform X4, with the protein MTAPEQRMKSEDMAALDGGGSQSDFLQQEQERGNQTSDPSTQLTGTEKWEVLTPTTAAKDESGLIQIQNEGILTSNGQYVLPLQNLQSQPIFVTSGSDASSANSVPNIQYQVIPQIQTADGQLSFSTSGLEGLTLSQNATGQIHILPDGSQSLSVTSAANILNNNNHQNLISQAGNIQQLQGVSIVSSTFNNQVVTNVPVGLPGNITFVPINSVDLDSLGLSGAQTIATGVTADGQLIMTSQPVDGSESVTKTDNHLSQTLPVDGSNANHEIYVPTSSSQLQIPMNQSGLLTQDTSLSSVGTEQADSSSGLQEGFIQQNQEHSIQVSSGQSVIQLQQVPIQTTNGQVVHSIPAGGQNLQNVQLINPGTFIIQAQTVTPSGQIQWQTFQVQGVQNLQNLQLPTTPPQQITLAPVQTLSLGSNPVSISTGQMPNLQTVTVNTMTQHEEDLDHPGEIRIKEEPDSGDWQLSTDSTLNTNDLSHLRVQMVEEDDQLGQEGKRLRRVACTCPNCKESSGRGSSTGKKKQHICHIAGCEKVYGKTSHLRAHLRWHSGERPFVCSWVFCGKRFTRSDELQRHRRTHTGEKKFVCPECSKRFMRSDHLAKHIKTHQNKKGASSGSAVVASMESAGSSDSIITTAGGTTLILTNIQQASGDAQNILANAEMPLQLVATVAASEVME; encoded by the exons ATGACGG CCCCAGAACAGCGGATGAAATCAGAGGACATGGCTGCGTTGGACGGGGGCGGCAGTCAAAGCGACTTTCTGCAGCAGGAGCAAGAAAGGGGCAATCAG acaTCAGATCCATCTACTCAGCTTACCGGAACTGAAAAATGGGAGGTTTTAACCCCGACTACAGCAGCAAAAGATGAATCTGGATTGATACAAATCCAAAATGAAGGAATATTAACATCGAACGGACAGTATGTTCTTCCTCTCCAGAACTTACAGAGTCAGCCAATCTTTGTGACGTCAGGATCAGACGCCTCATCTGCCAATTCAGTGCCTAACATTCAGTACCAAGTAATTCCTCAGATCCAAACAGCCGACGGACAGCTGAGCTTCTCCACTTCCGGCTTGGAAGGATTGACTCTGTCTCAGAATGCCACGGGGCAGATTCATATCTTACCTGACGGTAGCCAGTCTCTCAGTGTAACATCAGCTGCAAACATccttaacaacaacaaccaccagaACCTCATATCACAGGCTGGTAATATCCAGCAGCTCCAGGGGGTTTCCATTGTCAGCTCCACCTTCAACAACCAGGTTGTTACAAACGTGCCTGTGGGTTTGCCTGGGAACATCACTTTTGTTCCTATTAACAGCGTGGACCTGGACTCCCTCGGCCTCTCTGGTGCTCAGACTATAGCAACAGGGGTCACTGCTGATGGCCAGCTAATCATGACGAGTCAGCCCGTCGATGGCTCGGAGAGTGTGACTAAGACCGATAATCACCTTTCACAGACACTACCGGTCGATGGCTCGAATGCAAATCATGAGATATATGTGCCAACGTCTTCCTCTCAGCTGCAAATTCCAATGAACCAATCGGGTCTGCTGACACAAGACACTTCGTTGTCATCCGTGGGTACAGAGCAGGCTGACTCAAGTTCTGGTCTGCAGGAGGGCTTCATCCAACAGAACCAGGAGCATAGCATCCAGGTGTCTTCAGGTCAGTCCGtcatccagctgcagcaggtacCCATCCAGACCACCAACGGGCAGGTGGTCCACTCCATTCCAGCAGGCGGGCAGAACCTGCAAAACGTGCAGCTCATCAACCCGGGAACATTCATCATCCAAGCCCAGACGGTCACACCGTCGGGTCAGATACAATGGCAGACCTTTCAGGTGCAGGGAGTGCAGAACCTACAGAACCTGCAGCTGCCGACGACACCCCCCCAGCAGATAACCCTGGCTCCAGTCCAGACGCTATCACTGGGTTCCAATCCAGTCAGCATCAGCACGGGGCAGATGCCCAACCTGCAGACCGTAACGGTCAACACAATGACCCAACATGAAGAAGACCTGGACCACCCAGGAG AGATTCGGATAAAAGAAGAGCCAGACTCTGGAGACTGGCAGCTAAGCACCGACTCCACCCTGAACACCAACGACTTGTCCCACCTTCGCGTccagatggtggaggaggacgatCAGTTGGGTCAGGAGGGCAAGAGGCTGCGCAGGGTGGCGTGTACTTGCCCCAACTGCAAGGAGTCGAGTGGGAG AGGGTCCAGCACtgggaagaagaagcagcacatCTGCCACATTGCTGGCTGTGAGAAAGTGTACGGGAAGACATCGCACCTGCGAGCACACCTGCGCTGGCATTCAGGGGAGCGACCTTTTGTCTGCAGCTGGGTGTTCTGCGGGAAAAGGTTCACACGCAGTGACGAGCTGCAGAGACATCGGAGAACACACACAG GAGAGAAAAAGTTTGTCTGCCCCGAATGTTCGAAGCGTTTCATGCGGAGCGACCACCTGGCGAAGCACATTAAAACTCATCAGAACAAAAAGGGCGCGAGCTCTGGCAGCGCCGTTGTGGCCTCGATGGAATCCGCGGGGTCCTCAGACAGTATCATCACCACGGCGGGCGGGACCACCCTCATCCTCACCAACATCCAGCAGGCCTCCGGCGACGCCCAGAACATCCTGGCCAACGCAGAGATGCCGCTCCAGCTCGTCGCCACGGTAGCGGCCAGCGAAGTCATGGAGTGA
- the sp3a gene encoding transcription factor Sp3a isoform X3: protein MTAPEQRMKSEDMAALDGGGSQSDFLQQEQERGNQDTQPSPLDLLATTCTTVGSPSSEVDRGGVADVTSDPSTQLTGTEKWEVLTPTTAAKDESGLIQIQNEGILTSNGQYVLPLQNLQSQPIFVTSGSDASSANSVPNIQYQVIPQIQTADGQLSFSTSGLEGLTLSQNATGQIHILPDGSQSLSVTSAANILNNNNHQNLISQAGNIQQLQGVSIVSSTFNNQVVTNVPVGLPGNITFVPINSVDLDSLGLSGAQTIATGVTADGQLIMTSQPVDGSESVTKTDNHLSQTLPVDGSNANHEIYVPTSSSQLQIPMNQSGLLTQDTSLSSVGTEQADSSSGLQEGFIQQNQEHSIQVSSGQSVIQLQQVPIQTTNGQVVHSIPAGGQNLQNVQLINPGTFIIQAQTVTPSGQIQWQTFQVQGVQNLQNLQLPTTPPQQITLAPVQTLSLGSNPVSISTGQMPNLQTVTVNTMTQHEEDLDHPGEIRIKEEPDSGDWQLSTDSTLNTNDLSHLRVQMVEEDDQLGQEGKRLRRVACTCPNCKESSGSTGKKKQHICHIAGCEKVYGKTSHLRAHLRWHSGERPFVCSWVFCGKRFTRSDELQRHRRTHTGEKKFVCPECSKRFMRSDHLAKHIKTHQNKKGASSGSAVVASMESAGSSDSIITTAGGTTLILTNIQQASGDAQNILANAEMPLQLVATVAASEVME from the exons ATGACGG CCCCAGAACAGCGGATGAAATCAGAGGACATGGCTGCGTTGGACGGGGGCGGCAGTCAAAGCGACTTTCTGCAGCAGGAGCAAGAAAGGGGCAATCAG GACACTCAGCCGTCACCCCTCGACCTGCTGGCAACCACCTGCACTACGGTTGGGTCACCGTCGTCAGAGGTGGACAGAGGTGGTGTAGCTGATGTG acaTCAGATCCATCTACTCAGCTTACCGGAACTGAAAAATGGGAGGTTTTAACCCCGACTACAGCAGCAAAAGATGAATCTGGATTGATACAAATCCAAAATGAAGGAATATTAACATCGAACGGACAGTATGTTCTTCCTCTCCAGAACTTACAGAGTCAGCCAATCTTTGTGACGTCAGGATCAGACGCCTCATCTGCCAATTCAGTGCCTAACATTCAGTACCAAGTAATTCCTCAGATCCAAACAGCCGACGGACAGCTGAGCTTCTCCACTTCCGGCTTGGAAGGATTGACTCTGTCTCAGAATGCCACGGGGCAGATTCATATCTTACCTGACGGTAGCCAGTCTCTCAGTGTAACATCAGCTGCAAACATccttaacaacaacaaccaccagaACCTCATATCACAGGCTGGTAATATCCAGCAGCTCCAGGGGGTTTCCATTGTCAGCTCCACCTTCAACAACCAGGTTGTTACAAACGTGCCTGTGGGTTTGCCTGGGAACATCACTTTTGTTCCTATTAACAGCGTGGACCTGGACTCCCTCGGCCTCTCTGGTGCTCAGACTATAGCAACAGGGGTCACTGCTGATGGCCAGCTAATCATGACGAGTCAGCCCGTCGATGGCTCGGAGAGTGTGACTAAGACCGATAATCACCTTTCACAGACACTACCGGTCGATGGCTCGAATGCAAATCATGAGATATATGTGCCAACGTCTTCCTCTCAGCTGCAAATTCCAATGAACCAATCGGGTCTGCTGACACAAGACACTTCGTTGTCATCCGTGGGTACAGAGCAGGCTGACTCAAGTTCTGGTCTGCAGGAGGGCTTCATCCAACAGAACCAGGAGCATAGCATCCAGGTGTCTTCAGGTCAGTCCGtcatccagctgcagcaggtacCCATCCAGACCACCAACGGGCAGGTGGTCCACTCCATTCCAGCAGGCGGGCAGAACCTGCAAAACGTGCAGCTCATCAACCCGGGAACATTCATCATCCAAGCCCAGACGGTCACACCGTCGGGTCAGATACAATGGCAGACCTTTCAGGTGCAGGGAGTGCAGAACCTACAGAACCTGCAGCTGCCGACGACACCCCCCCAGCAGATAACCCTGGCTCCAGTCCAGACGCTATCACTGGGTTCCAATCCAGTCAGCATCAGCACGGGGCAGATGCCCAACCTGCAGACCGTAACGGTCAACACAATGACCCAACATGAAGAAGACCTGGACCACCCAGGAG AGATTCGGATAAAAGAAGAGCCAGACTCTGGAGACTGGCAGCTAAGCACCGACTCCACCCTGAACACCAACGACTTGTCCCACCTTCGCGTccagatggtggaggaggacgatCAGTTGGGTCAGGAGGGCAAGAGGCTGCGCAGGGTGGCGTGTACTTGCCCCAACTGCAAGGAGTCGAGTGGGAG CACtgggaagaagaagcagcacatCTGCCACATTGCTGGCTGTGAGAAAGTGTACGGGAAGACATCGCACCTGCGAGCACACCTGCGCTGGCATTCAGGGGAGCGACCTTTTGTCTGCAGCTGGGTGTTCTGCGGGAAAAGGTTCACACGCAGTGACGAGCTGCAGAGACATCGGAGAACACACACAG GAGAGAAAAAGTTTGTCTGCCCCGAATGTTCGAAGCGTTTCATGCGGAGCGACCACCTGGCGAAGCACATTAAAACTCATCAGAACAAAAAGGGCGCGAGCTCTGGCAGCGCCGTTGTGGCCTCGATGGAATCCGCGGGGTCCTCAGACAGTATCATCACCACGGCGGGCGGGACCACCCTCATCCTCACCAACATCCAGCAGGCCTCCGGCGACGCCCAGAACATCCTGGCCAACGCAGAGATGCCGCTCCAGCTCGTCGCCACGGTAGCGGCCAGCGAAGTCATGGAGTGA
- the sp3a gene encoding transcription factor Sp3a isoform X2, translated as MTAPEQRMKSEDMAALDGGGSQSDFLQQEQERGNQPSPLDLLATTCTTVGSPSSEVDRGGVADVTSDPSTQLTGTEKWEVLTPTTAAKDESGLIQIQNEGILTSNGQYVLPLQNLQSQPIFVTSGSDASSANSVPNIQYQVIPQIQTADGQLSFSTSGLEGLTLSQNATGQIHILPDGSQSLSVTSAANILNNNNHQNLISQAGNIQQLQGVSIVSSTFNNQVVTNVPVGLPGNITFVPINSVDLDSLGLSGAQTIATGVTADGQLIMTSQPVDGSESVTKTDNHLSQTLPVDGSNANHEIYVPTSSSQLQIPMNQSGLLTQDTSLSSVGTEQADSSSGLQEGFIQQNQEHSIQVSSGQSVIQLQQVPIQTTNGQVVHSIPAGGQNLQNVQLINPGTFIIQAQTVTPSGQIQWQTFQVQGVQNLQNLQLPTTPPQQITLAPVQTLSLGSNPVSISTGQMPNLQTVTVNTMTQHEEDLDHPGEIRIKEEPDSGDWQLSTDSTLNTNDLSHLRVQMVEEDDQLGQEGKRLRRVACTCPNCKESSGRGSSTGKKKQHICHIAGCEKVYGKTSHLRAHLRWHSGERPFVCSWVFCGKRFTRSDELQRHRRTHTGEKKFVCPECSKRFMRSDHLAKHIKTHQNKKGASSGSAVVASMESAGSSDSIITTAGGTTLILTNIQQASGDAQNILANAEMPLQLVATVAASEVME; from the exons ATGACGG CCCCAGAACAGCGGATGAAATCAGAGGACATGGCTGCGTTGGACGGGGGCGGCAGTCAAAGCGACTTTCTGCAGCAGGAGCAAGAAAGGGGCAATCAG CCGTCACCCCTCGACCTGCTGGCAACCACCTGCACTACGGTTGGGTCACCGTCGTCAGAGGTGGACAGAGGTGGTGTAGCTGATGTG acaTCAGATCCATCTACTCAGCTTACCGGAACTGAAAAATGGGAGGTTTTAACCCCGACTACAGCAGCAAAAGATGAATCTGGATTGATACAAATCCAAAATGAAGGAATATTAACATCGAACGGACAGTATGTTCTTCCTCTCCAGAACTTACAGAGTCAGCCAATCTTTGTGACGTCAGGATCAGACGCCTCATCTGCCAATTCAGTGCCTAACATTCAGTACCAAGTAATTCCTCAGATCCAAACAGCCGACGGACAGCTGAGCTTCTCCACTTCCGGCTTGGAAGGATTGACTCTGTCTCAGAATGCCACGGGGCAGATTCATATCTTACCTGACGGTAGCCAGTCTCTCAGTGTAACATCAGCTGCAAACATccttaacaacaacaaccaccagaACCTCATATCACAGGCTGGTAATATCCAGCAGCTCCAGGGGGTTTCCATTGTCAGCTCCACCTTCAACAACCAGGTTGTTACAAACGTGCCTGTGGGTTTGCCTGGGAACATCACTTTTGTTCCTATTAACAGCGTGGACCTGGACTCCCTCGGCCTCTCTGGTGCTCAGACTATAGCAACAGGGGTCACTGCTGATGGCCAGCTAATCATGACGAGTCAGCCCGTCGATGGCTCGGAGAGTGTGACTAAGACCGATAATCACCTTTCACAGACACTACCGGTCGATGGCTCGAATGCAAATCATGAGATATATGTGCCAACGTCTTCCTCTCAGCTGCAAATTCCAATGAACCAATCGGGTCTGCTGACACAAGACACTTCGTTGTCATCCGTGGGTACAGAGCAGGCTGACTCAAGTTCTGGTCTGCAGGAGGGCTTCATCCAACAGAACCAGGAGCATAGCATCCAGGTGTCTTCAGGTCAGTCCGtcatccagctgcagcaggtacCCATCCAGACCACCAACGGGCAGGTGGTCCACTCCATTCCAGCAGGCGGGCAGAACCTGCAAAACGTGCAGCTCATCAACCCGGGAACATTCATCATCCAAGCCCAGACGGTCACACCGTCGGGTCAGATACAATGGCAGACCTTTCAGGTGCAGGGAGTGCAGAACCTACAGAACCTGCAGCTGCCGACGACACCCCCCCAGCAGATAACCCTGGCTCCAGTCCAGACGCTATCACTGGGTTCCAATCCAGTCAGCATCAGCACGGGGCAGATGCCCAACCTGCAGACCGTAACGGTCAACACAATGACCCAACATGAAGAAGACCTGGACCACCCAGGAG AGATTCGGATAAAAGAAGAGCCAGACTCTGGAGACTGGCAGCTAAGCACCGACTCCACCCTGAACACCAACGACTTGTCCCACCTTCGCGTccagatggtggaggaggacgatCAGTTGGGTCAGGAGGGCAAGAGGCTGCGCAGGGTGGCGTGTACTTGCCCCAACTGCAAGGAGTCGAGTGGGAG AGGGTCCAGCACtgggaagaagaagcagcacatCTGCCACATTGCTGGCTGTGAGAAAGTGTACGGGAAGACATCGCACCTGCGAGCACACCTGCGCTGGCATTCAGGGGAGCGACCTTTTGTCTGCAGCTGGGTGTTCTGCGGGAAAAGGTTCACACGCAGTGACGAGCTGCAGAGACATCGGAGAACACACACAG GAGAGAAAAAGTTTGTCTGCCCCGAATGTTCGAAGCGTTTCATGCGGAGCGACCACCTGGCGAAGCACATTAAAACTCATCAGAACAAAAAGGGCGCGAGCTCTGGCAGCGCCGTTGTGGCCTCGATGGAATCCGCGGGGTCCTCAGACAGTATCATCACCACGGCGGGCGGGACCACCCTCATCCTCACCAACATCCAGCAGGCCTCCGGCGACGCCCAGAACATCCTGGCCAACGCAGAGATGCCGCTCCAGCTCGTCGCCACGGTAGCGGCCAGCGAAGTCATGGAGTGA